A stretch of DNA from Esox lucius isolate fEsoLuc1 chromosome 18, fEsoLuc1.pri, whole genome shotgun sequence:
GAAACTTCAAAGATAGATGCCTACCAGAACTATTTGGTTTCATGGAAATATGTATGTAGATTTCCTTTTGAATGATTAACTAGTCTGAGTGAATTTTCTAGCCGAGGCCTGTATTGTTTCAGTCAAATAACATTCTTATGGCGTTCCCTGTTTAATTACCAGATTTAGCGAGACCTTGATTCAGCTTTTATCTTGAACTTTAATTAATCTGGCGGAGGAGCTTCACAGTACACCCCTGATCAGAAGAGAGTTGGGTATTGGGGCCAGATAGTCCTATTGCTTTGAAGTTTATAATTTATTTCTTATTGTAAAATATGGCCACTAGATGGTGCTAGTTTATAGCTTCAGAATCTGAGGTGAAGATGATTGCTTCTTACAAGAACAACCTACATGTcttttgaattacatttatgaGTCTGCATTATTGCTTGTAGATTACAACTGTCTATCCCATaattcagttgttttttgtttatgcTTGCATGcacattacttttatttaagtTTCCAGCCTCCCATTTATAGTCCttctatttgttttcatttctccAATTTGTCTGTGGAGacattgtatgtgtgttcaTACAGTTTCATCACCTTGGTTTGGCTTTTTCTGGTTGAGAGTTGTCCTATTATGGTCGTTTCGTGCAAACTCTGACCTCTCCCAGCTGTGGATTTAGACTGCCAGTAGGACGTCCTGATCTGCATAATGCAAGAGCTTGTATTGGCTGAATTATGGATGGTCATGAATAAATGAAAAGGAGAAGAGGGGCTGGAGGGAGAGTGGAGTCTGGAGGGGGCAGGAGCAGATTCGCCCAGGGGGATGACTTTCTCACATGTGCTGCCAGTACTGATCATATCACTCAGTCACAGACCATCACAGGCCCCTCCAGTATCACAGCCCAAGGCCAGGAGGTAGCTACACCGCCCCTGCCTTGCTCTGGTCGCGTCCTGAGTGCAGGACTCTGTCATCCCATCGACAAGCTTACTGTCACAAATGCTGACCACTGAGGTTGAAATGATGACCATCCTCTGATTAGATTATTTCAATGTTGTTTTACCCTGGCACGACCCAATGGGGATTTAGCTTCAGTAAGTAGGGTCTATTAGTAGTAAACAGCCGTTGCTCTCCAAATCTATTTCAGGAACAGCATACTTACAACTTTATGGAGTAGGTATGATGGATAGCCAAACACACCATAGAAGCAAGCGCCATTTATCCCAAAAGTAATTTATCCATTAAGCCCAATTACATTATTCCTAAGTGTTGTTGAACCTAAACAATGGCACGGACGCTACTGATCACGTGGATGACGTACCGTCCACCATTGATGATGTAATGTCCGTCATCAACGCTGGTCTGTCAACCTACTGTTAGTTGTAAAGACCGGGTTGTTGTGGGGAGCTTCGCGAGAGAGGCGTCAGTTAGTGTCTGTGTCGTGCCGCCATGGATGGTGCAGACTGGGGAGGGGGTCAGGGATCTGTTGGTTTCTGTTACTACTGTCCTTCTGCTTCTCCATGGATGGTGCAGACTGGGGAGGGGGTCAGGGATCTGTTGGTTTCTGTTACTACTGTCCTTCTGCTTCTCCATGGATGGTGCAGACTGGGGAGGGGGTCAGGGATCTGTTGGTTTCTGTTACTACTGTCCTTCTGCTTCTCTGCAGGTGTGATGCAACCAGTCCATACATCCATCCAGTAGGCTGGTGTCAGGAGAACAACAAGATTCTCACTACACCTCCGGGTGAGTACTCCAGTCAGTCATTTTCATGTCTGTGTATGCTGTGGATACCGAGATATTGTTTATGGGTGACATGATGATTGACCATACAGTCAGGaaagtaacaaaaacaaaaaaaaacatggaaagtTTCCAAACTGATGATCAGATGGATAAATGATGTTATTTCACTGTGGAGTTGACAGATGGTTGCAGTGACAGAAAGCTCCAGGGACTTCACCCACCCACACATATAGGACACAATCCTGCATGTGGTAACATGCAGTCACGCTCAGTCTGGCTAAGGCATTTGCATTACTTTTCCCTGAAGGCTATTCCAAGACATTCTCCTGGGCAAAGTACCTAGAGGAGACCAACTCATCACCAGCTCCTGCCAGGGCTTTCAAAGTGGTGAGCCTGTCTCtctcatcatcatcctcatcccATGAAACAATGTGACTCATCCTGTAGGCTGCTGAGTGACATGTGACATGGCACCTCCCTTGTCCCTTCTCTCGTACAGAAACCCCCCCACTCCTTCCAGCCTCTGATGAAACTGGAGGCGGTGGACAAGAGAAACCCCATGCTTGTCAGAGTGGTCACTGTGGTGGACACTGATGACCACAGGATCCTGGTGAGAGAAACCATATCAGTCTATCGATCACTGACCGCTGACTGTCTATTTGACcactcactgtctgtctgaccgctgactgtctgtctgaccgctgtctgtctatctgaccactgactgtctgtctgaccgctgtctgtctatctgaccACTGACTGTCTATCTGACtactgtctgtctatctgaacACTGACTGTCTATCTGCCcactcactgtctgtctgaccgctgtctgtcccctgtctgtttatctgacCCCTTACTGTCTGaccgctgtctgtctgtctgaccgcTGACTGTCTGACCGCTGTCTATCAGACCACTTATCATTGTCTGTCTTTTTGACAGCTATCTGTCTATCcaatgtctgtatgtctgtctgaccgCTATTTGTCTGGATACTCATTATCTGTCTGAAAACTGGGTCTATCttacctgtgtgtctgtctcaccGCTAAAGAATATAccttacaattttattttttttactaggTTGAAGTTAAGTAGTTCACCTTGGCAGCTGTAGTGTCAGTAACTAGGAGATCATAGTACCCACTAACAATAGCTAGTAGCCCAGAACTAGACAGGAGTTTTCTCAGGTTAGTCTATATGGTTCTGGTAAGCCCTACAGATGTATCAGCCATTACATCGGTCACCTGCAGTGTGGACAGAATTATTATAGAGATAATCTTCGAAGATTTCTTTCTCAAAGTACAAATCAACTTTAATATGTAACAAAAATCCAGCAGATATAAACACTTGGGAGATTAACTCTATATGATTGTGTACTTTGGGCAAAATGAACTGATTTACTGCATTAGGAATACAGTAAGTTCACCTGCCTCACACTCTTCTTGAGACCACTTTGGGAGAGCTCCACACTCCATGCCCTCCGTGAACAGTGAACGGTGGGTAAATTACAATGGGACCTTAGTGCAAGACAGGTGTCATTTCCCAGAGGGCCGCAGTCTCCCACTCCTGTTCTCAACCCTCTCCTCCTGGGATCATGCGTCCATTCTTGGTGTCTCTGTAGATGGGCCATATAGCAGTTCTGTTCACTCCTGACCTCCAGCCTTCCTGTAGTGTGTCAGCACCTACCTGTTACTCAGGTCAATCCGGAGCTCTTCGTATATCAACGCAGCTCCACTCCGTACAGACCCGCTGGTTTCTGAAAGCTTTTAGTTCCACTCATCGCTTCATACAAGCCTTCAGTCATGattgtctcctctctcctaaCCTCAGTGTTTACTCCCCGTGCCACAATTCCAAAGCAGCGTTTTCTAAAGCCCCTTCGATGCCGAACCGCAATTATCACTCTCAGAGTTCAACACACAAAGCAAGACTAGATCTTTTATTCTCTTATTTTTCCCTTTACCTTTCACATCAGTTCTATGGCTTTTCCCCCTGTCTTCAGTTGGTCTGTAGTGGCACGTTTTATGTTTCATACGACTCCCTGGGGCGCTCCTGTCTCCTCTTGTTTGCCCCACACTGTGAAGCACAATATCTTTGTCGGGAGTGTGAATAGGACTGCTGGAAAGATGGTTATCAGCTATgctgtgtggctgtctgtctcaAACAGATAACAGGACTATAACTGCCTGGAAGGGGCAGAGCCACAAGCTTTAGATGGAGACGGTGCTTGTTAGGTAGACCAGTGGAATGAGCAGTTCAGCTTCCTACCTTCAATGTCTGTGTCTACCTTTGATTAAAATCTGTCTCCCCCCCACATTGCTAGATTTTGTTTGTAATAACCTGGGCACTGCTGGAACCTTCAATCCTTGGTGTCTGTGTTGCTCTAGGTCCATTTTGATGGCTGGACAGATGAGTACGACTACTGGGTGGACACGGATAGCCCAGACATCCACCCGGCAGGCTGGTGCACCAAGACCGGCCACCCCCTCCAGCCCCCCATCAGTGAGTGGGTTAATTATGACTCATCCCGGTCTATTTGTGTCCAGCTGCCTGTCTCAGTTGCAGACATAGGTTTccagcagacactcttataGCCAGACCTCATTCAGTCTTAAATGGCGTTTTACAGTGTGTGTTCCTAGAACAGACTGCTCCGTCTCTGCATTGATTTAATCTGGTCCACCGCCGCTATCGAAAGAAGCAGTTGAAGCCTTGTTTGTGAAAATAATTGCTCGATGACTCGATGTGTTTGAATGCTCCTGAGTCCTGGCTCTCTCGCCCGTTCAATATTCGGTGTTTTCACCCTGAGGAGGCCGGGAGCCGAACAATGAACCGTCCTCTGCCTCCCCCTTTTGCCCCTCAACAATCACTCCTCCCTGTGTAATGGTGTCCATGGAAACGTGGAGCGGAGCAGTTGTGATTGAAGTGCAGCCGATGCTGGCGTCATAATCCGGGCCACAGAGCAGAGTGCTGTCCTACATGGCTGCTGCCTGACGTCATGAAGACAGACCCAGCGACATGTCTCCTTTCCCTCTAACTGCCAGCATTGGCTCTCATCAGCCCCAACTGCCTGCCATTCTCAGGCTGTCCTAATATGGCCACTGTACTTCagcatttcatctgtccattaGGTGTTTTAAACATTGTAGGGGGTCTCCGCTCCTCCCGGCCTCCTCATCCATCTACCCTCTCCTCATCCACAGGTCCGCAGGAGCTATTTGAGTCGTCAGACCAGAGCGGATGTCCCACCCCGGGGTGTAAAGGTGTGGGTCACATCAAAGGATCCCGTTATTCTGGCCACCACAGGTACTCAGTCTGACTGGCTGACCAATATCCACCCACTGGAAACGGCCACTTATAGCACTAACTGTCTTTGTGTGTCGCCACCAGCTTTGGAACAGTTTGTTGTTGCTGATCCTCAAACATCTCTCACCGGTTTAATGTATTGGTAGATGCTATAGTGCAACCACTGCAACCATTCTGCCCAAAAACACTGTGTGTCTTCCGACTGAAAGTGAAGGTTGGCTTGTAACAGACGTGTTAGGTCTGGATGTCAACATTATTAGTGTTGGACGTGGTCCACACGTAGCAGTTGAGCCTGCTGTCTAAAGGCTAAGGTGGTGTAACTGGCTGTGCGGAGCATGAGGTGGTGTTAACTGGCAGTCTAAAGGCTGAGGTGGTGTAACTGGCTGTGTGGAGAATGAGGTGGTGTAACTGGCTGTGTGGAGGATGGGGTGGTGTAACTGACTGTGGAGGTTGAGGTGGTGTAACTGACTGTGTGGAGGATGGGGTGGTGTAACTGACTGTGTGCAGGATGAGGTGGTGTAACTGACTGTGTGCAGGATGAGGTGGTGTAACAGGCTGTGTGGAGGATGATGTGGTGTAACTGACTGTGTGGAGGATGATGTGGTGTAACTGACTATGTGGAGGATGGGGTGGTGTAACTGGCTGTGTGGAGGATGGGGTGGTGTAACTGACTGTGGAGGTTGAGGTGGTGTAACTGACTGTGTGGAGGATGGGGTGGTGTAACTGACTGTGTGCAGGATGAGGTGGTGTAACTGACTGTGTGCAGGATGAGGTGGTGTAACAGGCTGTGTGGAGGATGATGTGGTGTAACTGACTGTGTGGAGGATGATGTGGTGTAACTGACTATGTGGAGGATGGGGTGGTGTAACTGACTGTGTGCAGGATGAGGCGGTATAACAGGCTTTgtggaggatgaggaggtgTAACTGACTATGTGGAGGATGGGGTGGTGTAACTGACTGTGTGCAGGATGAGGCGGTATAACAGGCTTTGTGGAGGTTGAGGTGGTGTAACTGGCTGTGTGGAGGATGAGGCGGTGTAACTGGCTGTGTGGAGGATGAGCCAGCAGCAAAACTGCATTGAGTATTAGTGTCAGTATTCTTCATTCTCTAACTTTcctctggatattctgggcCCTACTCTCCACACACCCAATTAGGTGCATAACAATGCTAACTCACAGCTCTGCCAGTGTAGCAGGTCTACTCATGTGAGCAGAAAGATATAAGCAGAAGGCATGATGACTGTCAAGGTCTTTATCCACATGTGACGTTACTATACTAGCATATAGTAGTATGTATGAGAGTTATCCAAGTTCATACATACGGCTGAAGAGTGACTTGTTAATGGCGACAGAGTACCTTGGCTGAGTATCGGTGATATAAACTGATTAACTTGGAGTCTGAGCATATCACGTTGTTTTATTAACATGTACCTATGGAATGAGAGGTGCTTTATcagtgtttgtggaaaaacctGGAATATAAAACTGGCAGAGCGACAGCCAGCTACCAACATAAATAATGGGGAGGATCCCTTATTAAGCAAAGAAATTTGCAACAGCGGCCTGAGCGGAATGAGATGGGGATTAGAGTAGAACAGGAGAGTGAAGAATGACAGAGGGATTagaggagaatgagagaaacgGGTGACACTGTCCTCCCTCCTTGTCGTCCGGCAGGGTGGTCACACGTTGACAGTGAGCCTTAACCCAATTTATATGCAAATGTGTGGTCTATGCGGACCCGCGTCGTTCTCGTCTTAGTGGAGTTAAAGTAAGTTTTCCCTGAGGTATTGAAAGCAGCGCTACACGCAGGTGGTGGCTGATAAGGCACTGTTGAAGTAGTCACGGACTGCACAGTTCCACTGCTATTGACTGCGGCTTGACTTTAATGTTTACAAATTGAGATTCATCGCCCTGGAATGAATTACGTCTGGTGGCTGGTGACTTACAACTCCTTGTGCTGCCTACAGTCTCCACTTGACAAGTACTAGGGACTGTGTAAACGCGTGTTTTTACGGCAGAAGTCAGCGTGTTTCTGATTAAGCAGCGAGTCTGTGACAGGCTCAGTGTTAATGCTAGCCTCCTTATTCTTGCTATTCAATTTTCGCCTGCTTTGATTTTATTAGCGCTGAGTGGATGAATATCCCCTTGAGACTTGCAAAGTCCTGTTAAGTCCTATTATTGAGATGCACCTAGTCTTAATGAATGTTTTCTACTCTGGTTTGCAGTGCAGTGGGGTGCCCATACTCTGACATCAATATGAACAAGGACTCCGTGCTTCCTGACCGTCTGAGCGGTGAGATGCCAGGGTCTGGGGGAGTGGGCCGACCCCGGCGGGCAGAACCCAACCCAGAGAACCACCCAGCGCTGGTTCTCACCACAGAGTAAGGCCCAATCAGCAGCCAGAACACCgctctgtctgctctgtctgtattCTCCAACAAACTTACAGTGAAGGCACATCAGTAGGCCATCATCGTGTAGCTTTGTGTTTTTGCAATGTAACTTAATTGCTAGATTCCTTCCAGCATTAGTGCAGCTTAATGCCCAAATAAAACCCAGCTCCGATCTATTTCTGTCAGAAGTGACTCATTCTTAACAGTTCTGCGCCAGCCATATTCTTCACAACTTAAAAGACATTTCACTTTCTGCCAATTTCTTAGAAAGCACTTAAGCACTTCCATAAATCACCTGGACAAGCCCTGTCGGGGAGAGAAGGCTGGCAGTGGGGTGTCTAGCAATATGGAGCCTCCGATCAAGAAGCCTGCTGGCACAGAGCCCAAGCGGAGGTGAGTGGCTCCTAACAATGCATGTGAGAATAGCCCTGCACACCAGAGCGACTGACAGACTCTGCGTGACGCCGTTGTGTCGCACTCTTGACAGGATGATAACGACCCGTTTGCCTAATCACGTAACGGGTTTCCGCTGGCTTGAGAGTTTCTGCTGTTTGTCTGGAAGCTGATGCCTCCGTTTGACCTTTGGGCTTCCATTGTTTGCATCCTCCTTCATGTGACCGGTGCTCAATTACTGTGATTTCATTGAGTGCTTTGTCCTGAACTTGAGAATTCGACCTTCACTGGGTTGGATTGGCACCACGTTTATCTCCGCGCCGGGGGAGGCAGAGAGCAACAGCGTCACTGCAGCATCGAAGATTGCTCCAATTATCAAACCTCTTCACAGCAGCTCCCTCAACCTTTGTTAAACTACCATCTGACTAATGCCTGCCCCACAGTCACCCCCCTTTCATTGAGTTTATGTTCAACAAGGCCTTGTAGTAAAACATGCTCTTCTAGTATGCCCTGCCGAAACCAACATGCACTATTCTCATCAGATTTAAATAGTTTAATGAGTTGGTCCTTTTAGAGAAGTGATAGAATGGCAGCTGGCTTTGTATGGATTAATACATATAGTATGAATTCCTCAGTTCTTTGAACATTATTTGCATGGGTTGTCCGGTGACTGGCGCCTGGTTTTTATCGCTGTATTTTATTCAGGAGTTGTGATCTGGTTCCAGTACAATGCAGGGGACAACGTATGCATACAGTTCATAAAACGAGACCGAAAGCCTCCACTGAGTTTGATTTCGAAAACACTCAAGTCATCATCaccatttttttggggggggggggggggtttcaggGCTCATCAGAGCGTCTGGTTGATTCAGTGCGACCAAAACATTCTTGGAATTTGGAAGTGACTAAAAGCTCCCTTGCATTTGAACGGAGGCTAGTATTAGAACGTAATTGAAATGCACAGTGATAAGTAACTCCGTAACTGCGTAGGGCACCAAAGGTTTATTAGGAATTGGGTGACCCCAGTTTCTGCATTACCACCCTGTCTGGGTCTCTTTCTGATCCCCCTCTCCGTTCCCAGGGTCGGCCGTCCGTGCAAGCAGAAAAAGGTAGAGGAGCcagtggaggagggggtggagagtGAGGTGTCGTCTATAATGGAAACCAAAGGTACTCTACTGTCTCTGAAAACTGTTATTTTCTCCCTGAGTTTTCCCTCTCGTTAGAATATCAGAAGCGTCACTACACGGCGTCTCTCCCCTGCGGCGTCTGATGTATCGCCTCCCACTCATCTGAGCCTCCCTGCCTTCACAGGATGAGTCAGTAATGTAGACTGAAGAATTCAGGCTCTCCCCATGTCTACTGTGTGAACGTGGACCTTGGGGTGTCTCGCCTCCGTGTCTTGCCTGAGCTGGACTCTTAGGCTTTTGGGGTTTAAATCATTCCCCTTCATTTATTGAGCATAATTCCAATATTCATAAccgctctcttttttttttattcaaccaGACGTCACTGCATACCAAGACAGTCCTTTTAGTGTAAACTTTAAAGCGAAAGGAACCTTTAAGCGAAAGGAATGAGGCACTCCAGTCAATGGGGAAGTCTCTCTGGATTCAGGGCTCTTTGTGTTATGTCCCTGTGTCAGAACATCTAATACTCTGCTCTGGCCCCTGCATCTTTGGGATTCTTTACTCCTCTGAGTACAGGATTAGAATACAGGGGCAGACAGAATGTTTATATAATTAACTGTAAAGTAAAACAGATATCAAATGGCACTGACCTGTCTGACAGTCGAGATGTCTAAtactgctctgtgtgtgtgtagtaactGGAAACAACCTGTTTTTACAGTCACAGAATATAGTTAAATGAGCTGTATACTCTGTTTAAACGAAGTGCCTAGTGGGACTCAGGCAGTGACAACTGAGCAGCCACCAACATTCTGTAAATAATGAGAATGCTGGGTAAAATGGTCTGTAGATGCCTTTGTCTTTGATCACATTCATACCGGAGCTTTATGTGCGTTGAAGATAAATGCACAAAGTAGGCATTTGCTTCATGGACGAGGTACACGTGAAGTAGCCGTAAGGGTTATTAGATTTCATTGAAAGGGGTTGGTGTTTACAACGTGTGCTTACTAAGAGCTGTATTGTTACTGATGAAGCACTTCCAACATCACTAACTGGTTCGTGTCCAAATGATTTTCCAATTTATTTGGAGAATATAAAAACCAAAAAAGAATGCGTTGTTTGTTTGTCGCTTGAAGAAATGTGCATGTCCTAGGGTTTTGGACTTGACAAAGGTTTCTATCCATTGGAGTGCTGCGATTGTTGGCACCACATTCTAGGGTGGGGGTCAGGATACAGACTGCATTTGCTTCCCCCTCAAGCTGCAGTAGATGTAGATGGGGTTATGCAGTAGTTTTGTTCCCCCCTTGGCAATATTCATTTTCATGTTCCTTATAAACCATAGAATTATTCTAAACATCAAAATATGTTTCGGTTGATAAAACTTGAAAGATGCTGAAAGCCGTGTATGCCTGCAGCAGAGCCAACACTGTTGGTGAGAGTGTCAGGGAAGGAGATAACCGTTAACATAACTCTCTATCTGATTAGACCCACAGCTTCCCAATATGGTTAGGAGAAGTGAGCAGCAAGAATCTAGGCTCTGTTTCTTGTACCCTTTCCAGAGGCTTCCATCAAATCAACATAACCAATGTCATATTACGCTGTTGATCCTCAGAGAACGAGATCCCTTTTTGTTTCACagtaacattttcaataaattaattGTCATTTGATGTTTAGGCTCAAATGTGGTTACAATAGGTTTCAGTTGGGGGCCTGCAAAGATTATTAATTCTGACGAATGGTAGGCCACAACCAAATGTCTAATAAATGATTCCCAAATTCAACCTAATGCACACAGTAGGGTACTTGAATAGGCAATGGTAGAAGGCAGGCAAGGTGGCTGCAGATGTCTATCTGAAAACATTAATCAGGTGCAATCTGTCACTCATGAAGAGCATAGAAGTTGCTTGTTGATTCCGCTGTTGTAACATATTTTGGTGGAAAAGTGACTGGCGGCGACGTTAATGCTTAGCTTAGGTTAGCTAAAACATTGAATAATGATATCTTGCCATACCATAAGCAAGGGGTTAGCAGGTGGATTCACGCACACAGTGTCCCTGGACCAATTTGAGGGTCAACGTTATAAGGAGACAATGCAGGCCTTCTCAATCAATGGGTTTTTGTAGTATGGGAATGGGGGACGCAATGAGATTTACACCAATTTCCTGCCAACTGGTAACATCGTGTCGTGCTACTGGATGTGAAAGCCTATTAACGGCTTGTTAGGAAGGATTCACAGACTAGAGGCGAGTCAACCCGATTTACGGCATGAATgcctggttttctttgaaacatcAGGAAAAAAAGTCCCTGTGAAGCACTTCAGACAGCTTCGTCACCAGTCAAGCGGTGATAAAGTCACTAGTACGCTgttgcagaaaaaaataaaatgcattttaaaaatgaacaCTAACTTTCACAGCCTTAAAATGAAAGTGAGAAtgtatgtttggtttttttCCCTTCTTGTCTGTACAGTGGAGCTCACACTTCAGCAGGCCCTGCACCAGTCAGTGTTCATGCCGTGTACCTCGCCATCACCTGGCAGCGCTCCATTCTGCTGGGACCAGCACAGCAAGCTGCTACCCACGGTGGCTGGCATCACTTCAAGCAAAGTGGCGGCGTGGACAGTGGAGGAGGTACTGGGTGATAGTCACTCCAATGTGGCTTGCTGTACAGGTTACCTGTTCTGGGGGTTGGAGGGCTGTGCTGACGGTGATGTCCACTGTGTTTCAGGTGATCGAGTTCATCCAAGGTCTTCCGGGCTGTAAGGAGCATGTACGCACATTCAGAGATGAGGTACAGTTTCAGAACAGCACATGCAGCTGCAtgaaccatacacacacacacacacacacacattgtttctctctgtggacatctgtgtttgtgtcagagTGAAAGAGCCTCTATAAGAAACACATGGATGTTTACCTTTTAAATGACTGTTTCATTCATGTATGTGTTGGAACCGCCTTGTTAAGGTTGAAGATGTTCAGAGGCACAGCGCCTGATGCTCAGACAAATCAGCTGTCTCAGTAGAGAAAAGTGTTGCAGTGTTTATTCATTATCCCATTCGCTATGCCAATGGGAATCCTAAAAAATTCCAACGAGTCCTTAGAGTTGAATGCCAGCATATTGATAATTATTGTCCATGAATTTGTCTACATGAGGCTGTAGGTCATTGGGCCTCAGAATTAATAAGCTGGCAGCTTGATTGACAATTGGAACATCTTAACGATCAGATTTTCATATAATATCTACTCGAAAGTAACTTCCGTTATCCACAAAATTTTTCATTAAACAAACGTTTGATCGTTACTTGTTCACCACTCAATAGATCACAGTCATTGCCTGTTTtataatgcatttcaaacattacatCTATCCGATTTAAATATGATTACAAATCAATCTAAAACATTTTGGTAGAATGTCACGACTCCAGTTAAGGAAGTAAACATTAGTAGTTGAATATATTGCTTTCTTCATTTCACAACCCTGTTCTTCATATTAGAATAGGGTCACACCTCAAAatgtttgggaacccctgcccTAATTTGTCTTTGGAGTTGGTCTAGATAAGAGAATCTGACAAATTACTAACATTTTATAtatgattattttaaatattattgctTGGGTAATGAAGGGACCTTAATAAATATTTACCCAGAGATAAATTGTATGATGTAACCATCATTGAGTTGTCTTTAGACAAGACATTCTGTACTAGTCCCAGACTGAGAACTGCAAACTGCAAACTGCAGCTGTCACTCCTGTAGAAACAGCTGTCCTACAGCCTGCCACTAAACTGTGTCCTATTTCACACATAATTTCATCCCATCCCACTAAAGTGAATCAACCTCAGATACAAAGGCTTTACTTGAAGATTGGTAGTCTCTGTTAATACCCCATGTATTCATCTTCATATTTTAAAGGTGCAATGCTAGTATAGCTATCCAAATGTGTGCATTATGTGCATGAAGACACAAACTAGTTTGGACATGTTCATTGCAAAATAAACATCTCCGTTCTACGCCAAAACAGGAATGGGGTTTGTGGTCAAAGAGAGTGTTGCAAATGGCACCCCATAATTGTACACAGGTGAAGTTTGTGAACCCCATTTGCACCATTGCTTTAGTCAAACGAAATAAACGAAGAGCTCTGTGGCTGTGTGACCTGCCTGCTATTGGAGGTTAAAAGTGAAACACATCACCTGGGCAAAAACGGTCATTTGGAAAGCGTTTTTTCTGATGGcgcatgttttaaaaatgtgtgatttttcgactcattgtgtgtttttgtccagCTAATAGATGGCGAAGCCTTCCTGCTTTTGACCCAGGTAGACCTGGTGAAGATCATGAGCATCAAGCTGGGTCCAGCCATCAAGATATATAATTCCATTTTGATGTTCAAGACAGCAGAGGAGTCAGCATGTAATGAGCTCTAACGAA
This window harbors:
- the l3mbtl3 gene encoding lethal(3)malignant brain tumor-like protein 3, giving the protein MDETTNVATNAAAPDFDMYNAMDWNDGVGTLPGSQLKFKVNEFGVLEVITEEGDEECMKKAHATTTWAVPTAQEALSESMSAAVKQAGQEGQRAHRGLVCACCQRKGSPVDFLSDGLHCSERCLQQNQLDELKLKKEVSKSNGEVVSRKKPLQQDKESVADKMDTTEVPPEGDDDDYEEKDSRKATRGAPRGRRKRRGDAALLRHTIPYGGKKKSWCWASYLEKDKAIAAPTKLFKEHQALPQSKNGFRVGMKLEGVDPEHPSMYCVLTVAEVLGHRIRLHFDKYADCYDFWVNSNSADIHPVGWCEKTGHKLHPPKGMKDEEFSWPSYIKLSKAQAAPKALFENQNTTVTPLGFRIGMKLEAIDKKNPSFICVATVTDMVDSRFLVHFDNWDESYDFWCDATSPYIHPVGWCQENNKILTTPPGYSKTFSWAKYLEETNSSPAPARAFKVKPPHSFQPLMKLEAVDKRNPMLVRVVTVVDTDDHRILVHFDGWTDEYDYWVDTDSPDIHPAGWCTKTGHPLQPPISPQELFESSDQSGCPTPGCKGVGHIKGSRYSGHHSAVGCPYSDINMNKDSVLPDRLSGEMPGSGGVGRPRRAEPNPENHPALVLTTEKHLSTSINHLDKPCRGEKAGSGVSSNMEPPIKKPAGTEPKRRVGRPCKQKKVEEPVEEGVESEVSSIMETKVELTLQQALHQSVFMPCTSPSPGSAPFCWDQHSKLLPTVAGITSSKVAAWTVEEVIEFIQGLPGCKEHVRTFRDELIDGEAFLLLTQVDLVKIMSIKLGPAIKIYNSILMFKTAEESACNEL